A DNA window from Engystomops pustulosus chromosome 6, aEngPut4.maternal, whole genome shotgun sequence contains the following coding sequences:
- the LOC140065421 gene encoding oocyte zinc finger protein XlCOF29-like, with amino-acid sequence MTMTSSQVLSHISGALQVEDQTMERDTRVERIFQLTLEILFYITGEDYTVVKKTSSGRCQAPVYEGRGRTLSPIPAPPPHPLIHDDINEQKILEVTHKMMELLTGEVTLLGMLGHYTVTL; translated from the exons atgactatgacatcatcacaggtcctgtcacATATATCTGGAGCTCTGCAGGTGGAG gatcagacaatggagagagacacgagggtggagagaatcttccagctcaccctagagattctcttctatattactggagag gattacacagtagtgaagaagacctctagtgggcgctgtcaggcccctgtgtatgaaggacgggggagaaccctgagcccaatcccggctcctccacctcaccccctgatacatgatgacatcaatgagcagaagatcctagaagtcacccacaagatgatggagctgctgactggagaggtgacactgctgggaatgctgggacattatacagtaacgctatga